A genomic segment from Chitinophaga niabensis encodes:
- a CDS encoding BlaI/MecI/CopY family transcriptional regulator — translation MKTIKKENNPEPTKSELEILQVLWQHGPSTVRAVNDILNEQKREVQYTSTLKLMQIMVEKELLSRDESQMKHVYSAAVEEQSTKGHLLDRFVDTMYNGSASSLMMQLLGNKKTSKKELDVIRELLKKMDK, via the coding sequence ATGAAGACGATCAAAAAAGAAAACAACCCGGAGCCAACAAAATCCGAGCTGGAGATCCTGCAGGTATTATGGCAACATGGCCCATCTACAGTAAGGGCTGTAAATGATATCCTGAATGAACAAAAGCGGGAAGTGCAATACACTTCTACCCTTAAGCTCATGCAGATCATGGTGGAAAAAGAATTGCTCAGCAGGGATGAAAGCCAGATGAAACATGTTTACAGCGCGGCTGTGGAAGAACAATCCACCAAAGGTCATTTGTTGGACAGGTTTGTGGATACGATGTACAACGGCTCTGCCAGCAGCCTGATGATGCAATTACTGGGTAATAAGAAAACTTCTAAAAAAGAACTGGATGTTATCCGGGAGTTGCTGAAGAAAATGGACAAGTGA
- a CDS encoding M56 family metallopeptidase, which translates to MFLTNETLQAICRTFLHSIWQGMIAAALAGIILWGTRHSSARTRYNLLGLLLLLSFLTSGITLYTELGNTAAAIANTPGTDIDATTAVLPLHPGQMIIQYMNEHTPWFMMAWALIFLVKCIRLTTGFYYIHRIRRINTGPVPAHWEETLIKLSHSLGIQKAVRLLESGIVKTPVTIGFFKPVIFLPLGLLAQLPADQVETILLHELAHIRRKDYLVNILHSFTETIFFFNPAFLWISARLREEREACCDDIVVEHTPHKATYLHALVAFEEQAVAGTSLQLRLGNTKDHLLQRVKRMLTRENKKLTIMERISLIFGLIAITAFSFMPEKELAKAAPVSPHSAGSLVYYVPTPVQAADTPKPKKDKWVSKPAPKKRLTSTDTVLFKKPVWKDKYVTDTVRFATLKYKDKYATDTVRLVTFKSRDKYVTDTVRFSKPVLKKKLASTDTVYFNQPIPKKKRFTTTDTVLFKKPVPKKSAKPAESSLFLKKKWTELPPERQTEKKKLFVLAETKLSASGDQPRTKKAPPALKPADKDIKKKKEEETQLRSKFFGDYLPEGIREKVNPKEKNC; encoded by the coding sequence ATGTTCCTGACGAATGAAACACTACAGGCTATCTGCCGTACCTTCCTCCATTCTATCTGGCAGGGCATGATCGCTGCTGCTCTCGCAGGGATCATCCTCTGGGGTACCCGTCATTCTTCTGCCCGTACACGTTACAATCTGCTGGGCCTCCTTCTATTGTTGAGCTTCCTTACATCCGGCATCACTTTATATACTGAACTGGGCAATACTGCAGCCGCCATTGCAAATACGCCCGGAACTGATATAGATGCCACAACAGCTGTACTGCCACTGCATCCCGGGCAGATGATCATCCAATACATGAACGAGCATACTCCCTGGTTCATGATGGCCTGGGCGCTTATTTTCCTGGTAAAATGCATCCGGTTAACTACTGGCTTCTATTACATACACCGGATCAGAAGGATTAACACCGGGCCGGTTCCGGCACACTGGGAAGAAACGTTGATAAAGTTATCTCACTCGCTCGGTATTCAGAAAGCAGTTCGTTTATTAGAATCCGGTATTGTAAAAACCCCCGTTACCATTGGATTCTTTAAACCTGTTATCTTCCTCCCTCTTGGACTGTTAGCCCAGTTACCGGCGGACCAGGTAGAAACTATCCTGCTGCATGAACTGGCACATATCCGCAGGAAAGATTACCTGGTAAATATCCTGCACAGCTTCACGGAAACCATCTTCTTCTTCAACCCTGCGTTCCTTTGGATCTCTGCACGCCTGCGGGAAGAAAGGGAAGCATGTTGTGATGATATTGTTGTGGAGCATACCCCGCACAAAGCCACCTATCTGCATGCCCTTGTAGCATTTGAAGAGCAGGCCGTCGCAGGAACTTCCCTGCAGCTAAGGCTTGGCAATACAAAAGATCATTTACTACAACGCGTGAAACGTATGCTTACACGCGAAAACAAAAAGTTAACTATCATGGAAAGAATCTCACTGATCTTTGGCCTGATCGCTATAACCGCCTTTAGCTTCATGCCGGAGAAAGAACTGGCTAAAGCTGCTCCGGTTAGTCCACATTCTGCAGGGTCACTGGTTTATTATGTACCCACCCCTGTACAGGCCGCCGATACGCCGAAGCCTAAAAAAGACAAATGGGTTTCCAAACCGGCTCCTAAGAAAAGGCTTACATCCACAGATACCGTCCTGTTCAAAAAACCTGTATGGAAGGATAAATATGTAACGGATACAGTACGGTTTGCTACCCTTAAATACAAGGATAAATATGCAACAGATACAGTACGGTTGGTTACCTTTAAATCCAGGGATAAATACGTAACAGATACAGTACGGTTCAGCAAACCGGTACTCAAAAAGAAGCTGGCCTCTACGGATACCGTATACTTTAACCAACCCATTCCTAAAAAGAAAAGGTTTACCACTACAGATACTGTTCTGTTTAAAAAGCCGGTACCAAAAAAATCTGCTAAACCAGCAGAAAGCAGCCTGTTCCTGAAGAAAAAATGGACAGAACTTCCACCCGAAAGGCAAACGGAAAAAAAGAAACTATTTGTCCTGGCAGAAACCAAACTTTCTGCCAGCGGAGATCAGCCCCGCACCAAGAAAGCTCCTCCTGCACTAAAGCCGGCAGATAAAGATATCAAGAAGAAAAAGGAAGAAGAGACCCAACTACGTTCCAAATTTTTTGGCGACTACCTACCTGAAGGAATACGCGAGAAAGTAAACCCGAAGGAAAAAAATTGTTGA
- a CDS encoding sugar isomerase domain-containing protein — translation MLAKQWLTNAREVMTRIEETQMDNIRKAAETMADSIACGRWVHTFGCGHATIPIEEMYPRIGGFVGFHPMIELPLTFFTRITGEMGVHQFVFLERVEGYGIEIMKGYNFDTRDTMWLFSHSGINNVNIDIALDAKKRGMKVIAFGSAAEAKGKQTRHSSGKTIFDVADIVVDSCAPIGDASVPLKGHQDKIGPVSTMAFITCVWMTVCTIAEILAERGVKLHIHPSHNVPGDNTARERLEDALATYKERIAGV, via the coding sequence ATGCTTGCAAAACAATGGCTCACCAATGCCCGGGAAGTAATGACCCGGATAGAAGAAACGCAGATGGATAATATCCGGAAAGCTGCGGAAACAATGGCGGATAGCATCGCATGCGGCCGTTGGGTACATACTTTTGGCTGCGGGCATGCCACCATTCCCATTGAAGAAATGTATCCCCGCATTGGTGGTTTTGTTGGTTTCCATCCCATGATAGAACTGCCCCTCACTTTTTTTACCCGTATCACGGGAGAAATGGGTGTACATCAGTTCGTGTTCCTGGAAAGGGTGGAAGGATATGGAATAGAGATCATGAAAGGTTACAATTTTGACACAAGGGATACCATGTGGTTATTCTCCCATTCGGGTATTAATAATGTGAATATAGACATAGCACTGGATGCCAAAAAACGAGGTATGAAAGTGATTGCCTTTGGATCTGCCGCAGAGGCGAAGGGAAAACAGACCCGCCATTCCAGTGGTAAAACAATTTTCGATGTGGCAGATATTGTGGTAGATTCCTGCGCACCGATAGGAGATGCTTCCGTACCCTTAAAAGGGCATCAGGATAAAATAGGCCCTGTTTCCACCATGGCATTTATAACCTGTGTTTGGATGACGGTATGCACCATTGCAGAGATATTGGCAGAGCGGGGAGTTAAACTGCATATTCATCCCTCTCATAATGTGCCTGGGGATAATACCGCCAGGGAAAGATTGGAAGATGCCCTGGCTACTTACAAAGAAAGGATCGCTGGTGTGTAA
- a CDS encoding MFS transporter, with translation MINQQESMYNKHLVFWAACLGLLLFGVTLITLGTVVLDLRLKFGLDGVEAGTLFSIMPIGILTGSLLFGPISDRYGYKLMLILACVGLCAGFQGIAYASGIDQLKGCIFIFGLSGGVINGATNAVVADISTRGKGASLSLLGVSFGIGALGMPQVLGALKDHYAWNEIVSAIGWLTLVMAVLYTCINFPPAKQQKGFPLANSGKMFADLTLVLIGFFLFCQSSFEAIINNWTTTYLTAGDHMEESSALYALSLYVAGMTVMRLLTGSIFRTVSPQHMLLISLLLMPVGILLLRSGTTFPVSAAGLILLGAGLAGGFPIMLGFVGERYSTQSATAFSFVLVIALTGNMLVNYMMGLVVQHYGVQHLITVAFAEWLVMMLICSSIVRRLK, from the coding sequence ATGATTAACCAGCAAGAAAGTATGTACAATAAACACCTCGTATTCTGGGCGGCCTGTTTGGGTTTGTTGTTATTCGGCGTAACGCTGATCACATTAGGGACCGTAGTGCTGGACCTCCGGTTGAAATTTGGGCTGGATGGCGTTGAAGCAGGAACACTTTTCTCCATCATGCCCATCGGTATCCTCACCGGTTCATTGTTGTTTGGCCCTATCAGTGACAGGTATGGTTATAAGCTGATGTTGATCCTGGCCTGTGTGGGTTTGTGTGCCGGTTTTCAGGGCATTGCATATGCGTCAGGAATTGACCAGTTAAAAGGTTGCATCTTTATTTTCGGATTATCCGGAGGCGTGATCAATGGTGCTACCAATGCGGTGGTAGCGGATATCAGTACACGCGGAAAAGGAGCTTCGCTGAGCCTCTTAGGCGTATCATTTGGTATCGGTGCATTAGGTATGCCGCAGGTACTGGGTGCTTTAAAAGATCACTATGCATGGAATGAAATAGTTTCTGCAATAGGATGGCTGACGCTGGTGATGGCAGTTCTCTACACCTGCATCAATTTTCCGCCTGCTAAACAACAAAAGGGTTTTCCTTTAGCTAATAGCGGAAAAATGTTTGCCGATCTCACCCTGGTACTGATCGGTTTCTTTCTCTTTTGCCAGAGCAGCTTTGAAGCCATCATCAATAACTGGACCACTACCTATTTAACCGCCGGGGACCACATGGAGGAAAGCAGTGCTTTATATGCCCTTTCTCTCTACGTAGCCGGAATGACTGTTATGCGGTTACTCACCGGTAGTATTTTCCGTACCGTTTCCCCACAGCATATGTTACTCATTTCATTACTACTTATGCCTGTGGGCATCCTGTTGTTACGTTCAGGTACCACTTTCCCTGTGTCCGCAGCAGGGCTGATATTGCTGGGAGCAGGACTGGCAGGAGGATTCCCCATCATGCTTGGTTTTGTGGGAGAGCGTTACAGCACACAATCTGCTACTGCTTTCAGTTTTGTGCTGGTTATTGCGCTAACCGGCAATATGCTGGTGAACTATATGATGGGGCTGGTCGTACAGCATTACGGCGTACAGCACCTGATAACGGTGGCATTTGCAGAGTGGCTGGTGATGATGCTGATCTGCAGCAGTATCGTACGAAGATTAAAATAA
- a CDS encoding ROK family protein: MAVLAVDLGGTKLALAVFSDDGEMLHRTSYPLDKRAGKAVGALITDAVQQIPIQVNAIGIAVPGICRHQRGTVWAPNIPGWEDYPLLAEMKTIAGNTPVFIESDRSCYILGEIWQGNAQGCKDAIFLAVGTGIGAGILINGEVLQGSKGIAGAIGWMALDRPFQNTYTDCGCFESMASGEGIVKVALQLILKDPAYNGILRKDALSAQDVFAAYRKNDHIAVEVILQSISLWAMATANLVSLFNPEKIIFGGGVFGPAAEFLPVIAAEAARWAQPISMKQVRLEVSGLGTDAGLYGAAYRALHD, translated from the coding sequence ATGGCTGTACTGGCGGTTGACCTTGGAGGAACAAAATTAGCGCTGGCTGTTTTTTCTGATGATGGCGAAATGCTGCATAGAACTTCCTATCCCCTGGATAAACGTGCGGGCAAGGCTGTGGGGGCATTGATCACAGATGCGGTGCAGCAGATACCCATACAAGTGAATGCAATAGGTATTGCCGTTCCCGGTATCTGCAGGCATCAGCGTGGTACCGTATGGGCACCTAATATTCCCGGCTGGGAAGATTATCCTTTATTAGCGGAAATGAAAACTATCGCAGGAAATACGCCTGTTTTCATTGAAAGCGACCGTTCCTGCTATATACTGGGAGAGATCTGGCAGGGCAATGCGCAGGGTTGCAAAGATGCTATATTCCTTGCAGTAGGAACAGGAATAGGGGCAGGGATCCTTATTAATGGAGAGGTATTGCAGGGATCAAAAGGAATAGCCGGGGCTATAGGCTGGATGGCACTGGACCGGCCTTTTCAAAATACCTATACGGACTGTGGTTGTTTTGAAAGCATGGCTTCCGGGGAAGGGATCGTTAAAGTTGCACTTCAGCTGATCCTGAAAGATCCTGCCTATAATGGCATCCTCCGTAAAGATGCATTGAGCGCACAGGATGTGTTTGCAGCCTACCGGAAAAATGATCATATCGCTGTGGAAGTTATCCTGCAAAGTATATCGCTGTGGGCCATGGCTACAGCAAACCTGGTCAGCTTATTCAACCCGGAGAAGATAATCTTTGGTGGTGGCGTATTTGGCCCGGCAGCAGAATTCCTTCCCGTGATTGCCGCTGAAGCAGCCAGGTGGGCACAACCCATCAGCATGAAGCAGGTAAGACTGGAAGTCTCAGGTTTGGGCACTGATGCGGGATTATACGGAGCAGCATATAGGGCATTACATGATTAA
- a CDS encoding RagB/SusD family nutrient uptake outer membrane protein yields the protein MNYKNKITILMLSLLLVAGCRKGFLDTVPDNITTMKDIFTNRSMTEQWLARCYNSMPDMWDQPYANGWSGQCDEADYAWVQPGMNSGAITPDNASPNNWNPYYQTIRLCGIFLRNADQNKEIQEQPNGVQLLKQYKAEARFLRAYYYWLMMKQYGPVVLMGEEPAEASANFQIPRSTWDQCVAYVLEEMNKANEDVPVQHMNPGNPSEVDNTQTGRINKAVIAAVKSQILLFHASPLFNGNTALANFKNADGTVLFNQTYDKERWKAAADAALAVIQINRFQLFKVTDPNPFMAGFLSYRNLFFDGYSKEGIWIRSNTANGQWERHCSPRASNGNAWNGIAVPQESVDVFRMADGKAITDPTSSYTETGYTTTGNIHYVAGTNNMYVGREPRFYVSVTFNGSTIPVIATSGQTRVEFYFTGNSGKQGSARDWPSTGYTARKNIHPNTDFRNNKSTARPAMMIRLAEIYLNYAEALNEYNPADPNILTYLNLVRQRSGLPALTGGTQEEMRKHIRQERQIELMFEGHRYWDVRRWKITDDAASHQGGQFHGMNIEGGTTLSDPAFHKRTVVFTRAAWNNKYYFYPIPQSEIDRNKKLVQFPGY from the coding sequence ATGAACTACAAAAATAAAATCACGATACTCATGCTGAGCCTGCTGTTGGTTGCAGGTTGCAGAAAGGGCTTCCTGGATACGGTGCCGGACAATATCACCACCATGAAAGATATTTTCACCAACAGAAGCATGACGGAACAATGGCTGGCCCGTTGCTATAATTCTATGCCGGATATGTGGGACCAGCCATATGCCAATGGCTGGAGCGGGCAATGTGACGAAGCGGATTACGCATGGGTACAACCTGGAATGAACTCAGGTGCCATTACGCCGGATAATGCCAGTCCTAATAACTGGAACCCCTACTACCAGACCATTCGCCTCTGTGGTATCTTCCTCCGGAATGCAGATCAGAACAAAGAGATCCAGGAACAGCCTAATGGCGTGCAGTTATTAAAACAGTATAAAGCAGAAGCCCGTTTTTTAAGAGCCTACTATTACTGGCTGATGATGAAACAATATGGCCCCGTAGTGTTAATGGGAGAGGAGCCTGCAGAAGCCAGTGCAAATTTTCAGATCCCAAGAAGCACCTGGGACCAATGTGTGGCATATGTATTGGAAGAAATGAACAAAGCCAATGAAGATGTACCGGTACAACACATGAATCCGGGCAACCCTTCAGAAGTGGATAATACACAGACCGGCCGTATCAATAAAGCCGTGATCGCTGCCGTGAAGTCGCAGATCCTGTTATTTCACGCCAGTCCCTTATTTAATGGCAACACAGCTTTGGCCAACTTCAAAAATGCGGATGGTACCGTGCTGTTCAATCAAACGTATGATAAGGAGCGCTGGAAGGCTGCGGCTGACGCAGCTTTAGCTGTGATCCAGATCAACCGTTTCCAGTTGTTTAAAGTAACAGATCCCAATCCTTTCATGGCAGGATTCCTTTCTTACCGTAATCTCTTCTTCGACGGCTACTCAAAAGAAGGCATCTGGATCAGGTCTAATACAGCAAACGGGCAATGGGAACGCCACTGCTCTCCCCGTGCTTCCAATGGAAACGCATGGAATGGTATTGCCGTTCCGCAGGAAAGTGTGGATGTTTTCCGCATGGCAGATGGAAAGGCCATTACAGATCCAACCAGCAGTTATACAGAAACCGGTTATACAACAACTGGTAATATCCACTATGTGGCAGGTACCAACAATATGTATGTTGGCCGTGAACCGAGGTTCTACGTAAGTGTAACCTTTAACGGTTCTACCATCCCTGTAATAGCAACCTCCGGTCAAACAAGGGTAGAGTTCTATTTCACAGGTAACAGTGGTAAGCAGGGTTCTGCAAGAGACTGGCCCAGCACAGGTTATACTGCCAGAAAAAATATTCATCCCAATACAGATTTCAGGAATAATAAATCCACGGCACGCCCTGCTATGATGATCCGCCTTGCGGAGATCTATCTGAACTATGCAGAAGCATTGAATGAATACAATCCCGCTGATCCCAATATCCTTACTTATCTCAATCTCGTACGTCAGCGTTCCGGCCTTCCGGCATTAACAGGAGGTACGCAGGAAGAAATGAGGAAGCACATCCGCCAGGAAAGGCAGATAGAGCTTATGTTTGAAGGTCATCGTTACTGGGATGTCCGCCGCTGGAAAATAACAGACGACGCGGCCTCTCACCAGGGTGGCCAATTCCATGGCATGAACATAGAAGGAGGAACAACCCTCTCAGATCCTGCGTTCCATAAAAGAACGGTGGTGTTCACCAGGGCAGCCTGGAATAATAAATATTATTTCTACCCCATCCCTCAAAGTGAGATCGACCGGAATAAAAAGCTGGTCCAATTTCCCGGTTACTAA
- a CDS encoding SusC/RagA family TonB-linked outer membrane protein, with amino-acid sequence MKFGSLRLCLRVAGLCLFMQVAIADLQAQQSFASIVPGVFQDTRKTGRMIPLKSVLETVYRKYKLRIVHNEKYTKDVLLPEQLLQEDNEKVIASIQVALKPYHLVVSKISDQQYIISPDTEKKPTAEVKKELVKMKVSGTVRDKIGGIIIGVNIRVPGTQTGTTTNAEGFYSIDVEPTDTLEFSFIGYESQRISVRNRMDLNVILEPKEGGLNEVVVVGFGIQKKVSLVGAQSTIRPSELKLPARSLTNALGGRLAGIVSVQKSGEPGYDGADIYIRGISTYSSSPQGPLVIVDGVPGRSITDIDPEDIETFTILKDASATAVYGTRGANGVIIVNTKAGKIGKPNINVELNQAITRFTQLPKFVNAPEFMHMYNEGLEMRGRTPLYTEERIRKHETGEDPDLYPNVNWFDVLFNKWATNRKALLNVRGGSEFATYYIGAGYYSETGMLKRDKIQSYNSSIKLDRFNFTTNVDVNVTKTTKIELGVNGFIINSNYPGIGTNTLFNLAAQVPPHMIPPRYSNGLWPKIPNGGFYSPYRDMTQSGYATEYRNTVRSNIRLKQNLDFLVKGLSFTTMFAFDSYSWNNLNRKRNVQTYFAEGRNPDSSLKMMLVEPGSNVLGYEGSRGGNRNFYTETALNYSQNFGKHEVSALALFNQSDYINGDAADLVASIPFRIRGFSGRVTYGYSNRYFVEGNFGYNGAENFTPKKRFGFFPSFGAGWVASNEAFFEPLKNTISYLKFRYTYGLTGNSNTGNRFLFLTRINTAGGFTFGIPGSQVSYNGYEEGLAGSDVSWETGKRQNLGIEIKVLRDRLSLIVDLFKEHRTGILTRQLDVPYSSGYTAANLPYGNVGITSNKGIDVTLEYNHEFNRDYRINFRGNFNFNKNLAIADGLPPWQYPWLNRTGHSISQRFGYVALGLFADSAEILRSPKQAGDVRPGDIKYEDLNGDGQINSFDTKAIGYGEVPRILYGLNLSATVKRFDLFMFWQGAALVDFMYASGHSTNPFYEGPTIGNLYTQALNRWTPDNPNPRPFYPRMSTRQDITTNYYESTWWIKRADYIRLKEVMIGYNFSVKSLQRFGVKNLRAYLQATNLVTFSPWKIWDPELTEGRGYRYPQLSAFNFGIRVNFL; translated from the coding sequence ATGAAATTTGGATCTCTAAGGCTATGCCTGAGAGTGGCCGGCCTGTGCCTGTTCATGCAGGTAGCCATTGCCGATCTGCAAGCCCAGCAATCATTTGCCAGTATAGTGCCCGGGGTGTTCCAGGACACCCGTAAAACAGGGCGGATGATCCCACTCAAGAGCGTACTGGAAACAGTATACCGCAAATACAAACTGAGGATCGTACACAATGAGAAATACACGAAAGATGTGTTATTACCGGAACAGCTATTGCAGGAAGATAATGAAAAGGTCATTGCATCTATCCAGGTTGCCCTGAAACCTTATCATCTTGTTGTGAGCAAGATCAGTGATCAGCAATATATCATATCGCCGGATACCGAAAAAAAACCAACGGCAGAAGTAAAGAAGGAATTGGTTAAAATGAAGGTGTCAGGCACCGTCAGGGATAAGATAGGAGGTATCATTATCGGCGTGAACATCAGGGTGCCCGGTACCCAGACAGGAACTACCACCAACGCGGAAGGCTTTTACAGTATTGATGTAGAGCCAACAGATACACTTGAGTTTTCATTTATAGGTTATGAATCCCAGCGTATCAGCGTGCGGAACCGAATGGACCTGAATGTAATACTGGAACCTAAAGAGGGTGGCCTGAATGAAGTAGTGGTAGTAGGTTTCGGTATACAAAAGAAAGTAAGCCTGGTTGGTGCACAATCCACCATCAGACCTTCCGAACTGAAACTGCCTGCCCGTAGCTTAACGAATGCACTCGGAGGCCGCCTCGCCGGAATAGTTTCCGTGCAGAAAAGCGGTGAGCCGGGATATGATGGAGCAGACATTTATATCCGCGGTATTTCCACTTACAGTTCAAGCCCTCAAGGTCCCCTGGTGATTGTGGATGGCGTACCCGGCCGTAGTATCACAGATATCGATCCCGAGGATATTGAAACGTTTACCATCCTCAAAGATGCTTCTGCCACTGCTGTATATGGTACCCGTGGTGCTAACGGCGTAATTATCGTAAATACAAAAGCAGGTAAGATAGGGAAGCCGAATATCAATGTTGAGTTGAACCAGGCCATTACCCGTTTCACACAGTTGCCGAAGTTTGTAAATGCTCCTGAGTTTATGCACATGTACAACGAAGGCCTGGAGATGCGTGGCCGTACACCATTGTATACAGAAGAGAGGATCAGGAAACATGAAACAGGAGAAGACCCGGACCTGTATCCCAATGTGAACTGGTTCGATGTACTGTTCAACAAATGGGCCACTAACAGAAAAGCATTATTGAATGTAAGAGGAGGATCTGAATTTGCCACTTATTATATCGGCGCAGGTTATTACTCTGAAACAGGCATGCTGAAAAGGGATAAGATCCAATCCTATAATTCTTCTATCAAACTGGACCGTTTTAATTTCACCACAAACGTAGATGTCAATGTAACTAAAACTACTAAAATAGAATTAGGTGTAAACGGATTTATTATCAATAGTAACTACCCTGGTATCGGAACCAATACACTCTTCAACCTCGCTGCACAGGTGCCGCCACATATGATCCCTCCCCGGTATTCAAATGGCTTATGGCCGAAGATACCTAATGGTGGTTTCTACAGCCCATATCGTGATATGACCCAGAGTGGTTACGCTACGGAATACCGTAATACTGTCCGCTCTAATATCCGTTTGAAACAGAACCTGGATTTCCTGGTGAAAGGGCTCAGCTTCACCACCATGTTTGCTTTCGATAGCTATAGCTGGAATAACCTGAACAGGAAGAGAAATGTACAGACCTATTTTGCCGAAGGCAGGAACCCGGACTCTTCTCTTAAAATGATGCTCGTGGAACCAGGTTCCAACGTATTGGGATATGAAGGTTCAAGAGGTGGAAACAGGAACTTCTATACAGAAACAGCACTTAATTATTCCCAAAATTTTGGTAAACACGAAGTTTCCGCATTAGCATTGTTTAACCAGTCTGATTATATCAACGGGGATGCTGCCGACCTGGTAGCGTCTATCCCTTTCCGGATCAGGGGTTTTAGCGGAAGGGTTACCTATGGCTATAGCAACCGCTATTTCGTGGAAGGTAATTTCGGATATAATGGAGCGGAGAACTTTACACCTAAAAAACGTTTCGGTTTCTTCCCGTCTTTTGGTGCAGGTTGGGTAGCGTCTAATGAAGCATTTTTCGAACCGCTTAAAAACACCATTTCTTACCTGAAATTCCGTTACACTTACGGATTAACGGGTAACAGTAACACAGGTAACCGTTTCCTGTTCCTGACAAGGATCAACACAGCGGGTGGATTTACATTCGGCATACCCGGCAGCCAGGTATCCTACAATGGATATGAAGAAGGATTGGCAGGCTCTGATGTAAGCTGGGAAACTGGTAAACGCCAGAACCTTGGTATTGAAATAAAAGTATTGCGGGACAGGTTATCGCTCATCGTAGACCTGTTCAAAGAACACCGTACCGGGATCCTTACCCGTCAGCTGGATGTGCCCTATTCTTCTGGTTACACCGCTGCTAACCTGCCTTACGGTAACGTAGGTATTACCTCCAATAAAGGCATAGATGTTACGCTCGAATATAACCATGAATTCAACAGGGATTACCGGATCAATTTCCGCGGTAATTTCAACTTTAACAAGAACCTGGCAATAGCAGACGGATTGCCACCATGGCAATACCCCTGGCTGAACCGCACCGGCCATTCCATCAGTCAGCGTTTCGGATATGTGGCACTGGGGCTGTTTGCTGATTCAGCAGAGATCCTGCGTTCTCCGAAACAGGCAGGTGATGTTCGCCCCGGCGATATCAAATATGAGGACCTCAACGGAGATGGCCAGATCAACAGCTTTGATACCAAAGCGATCGGTTACGGAGAAGTACCACGGATCTTATATGGCCTCAACCTGAGCGCTACCGTTAAACGTTTTGACCTCTTCATGTTCTGGCAGGGTGCCGCACTCGTAGATTTTATGTATGCTTCCGGGCATAGCACCAATCCATTCTACGAAGGCCCCACTATTGGTAACCTGTATACGCAGGCGCTGAACAGATGGACGCCGGATAATCCAAATCCCCGTCCGTTCTACCCACGCATGTCTACCCGCCAGGATATCACCACCAACTATTATGAAAGTACCTGGTGGATAAAGAGAGCTGATTACATCCGTCTCAAGGAAGTGATGATCGGATACAACTTCAGCGTGAAAAGCCTGCAACGTTTCGGTGTGAAGAACCTAAGGGCATACCTGCAGGCCACTAACCTGGTCACTTTCTCTCCGTGGAAAATATGGGATCCTGAATTAACAGAAGGCAGAGGTTACCGCTATCCGCAGCTCTCCGCTTTCAATTTTGGAATTCGTGTAAACTTCCTTTAA